GCCGATCCAGGAAACCATGACCAGAAATTACACCACTTGACGGGACGTAAGCCCGAAAAAAGGGGGCTTTTCAATTGTTATAGCGGCAGGAGTAAAATTGGTCGAGGGTGTGGTCTTCGAACGGGAAGAGAAGGAGACATTGGGATGCAGAGCGAATTCAATGTGAGCACGCCGGGGGAAAACGGCGGTTCGTATCAGCTGCTTCGGGAAAACATCAGTCTGCCCTCTCTGAAAATCTTTTCGAAACTCAGGCTGGAGCGCGAAAAGACGAATTTCAAGAAGATTCGATGCCCTCTGTGCGGCTGGCGGCCTCGGAAAAAGGACCTCTGGTCGTGCGGGCCCAATGAATCCCCTGAAGGCTTTCTCAAAGGGTGCTTCACGAGCTGGAATACGTTTCTGACGCATGGCCAGTGTCCAGGCTGTCTGCATCAGTGGAAATGGACCTGCTGCCTGGCCTGCTCGCGCTGGTCGCTTCATGAAGACTGGTATGAGAAGACCCCCTGAGAGAAAAGCAGGGAGTTCCTACGTGTCTCAGACATAGCACGACAGTGAACTCGCACACACGATACCGTTCGTGCTGAGGTATCGAAGCACGAAATGCCTCTCGCCCCCTTCGACAGGCTCAGGACAGGCTTCGATACCTCAGAGAGAACGGAGCATCGATTTTCATCTGCAGGTTTCCGGGGGCATGGTGCAGGTCTGAGTCGCGTAATGTCCGCGACTGTTAGGAATAGAGACTCATCGGATTTTCCCGAGCTGGACGTTCATCTTGAAATCGGGATCCTCCATCAGCTCGCACCCCTGCTGGACGAGGCGGAGATACCGGTTCATATACCGGACGAGTTTTTGCCACTTCACGTCCGGATCGGGCGGCCCTTCGTACGCGAACATCAGCATCTCCTTGAACTCGCCGGGCGTCGTCTCGATGTTCACGTGAACTTCCGGTTCGTCGGGAATTCCCTCCGAAGCCTCGTCGAACAGCAGGCGAATCATCCGTGATGCCGGGAGATCCAGCTTCTCTCTGGCTGTCAGGCGCGCATTTTCCGATGACATCGTTCATTCTCCTCTCGAAAAATTTCGTCTCACAGAGTGAGAACCGGATCGTTTCACGAAGATGAACTCTCTTTTTTCGTGGTTCATAAGCTTCGTTCCCGCCGGTTTATGGAATGTGTCGACGAAATGAGAGGGAGGGAATATATGATCCTGTATACATGTTCGAACGTCCTCAAGGATCAATGGAGCCGGTTTCTCCATTTTTTCTGCCTGGGCTGCGGCAACGAATACGGCGACGTCTCGCTGACCTGCGGGAAGTGCGAATCCTGCGGCGAGCCTCTGTTTATTTCGACGGAAACGGCCCTGATACAAGCCTTCGAGGATGCCCCCGGCCGGGTGAAACGGAAGATTCTCGAGACGATCGAACACCGATTCTGGAGACTCCAGGCCAGAATATTCTTCACCATCACCCCGCGAATCATGCGCCTCGATGACGAGAAACACATCGGATCATTCTGCGTGGGGTGCGGCGAGCTCCTGTGGGGCGCCTCGTTCGACCGCGGAGCGTGCACGTGCTGCGGGGCCGCCGTGACGCGGGCGACCGAAGAGCAACTCCAGGCCGATTTCCTTGGCGCGCCGGAGACGGTGAAGACAAAGATCATCCAGGGAATCATGTATCACCGCACCCTGTTGATGTTTTTCCGGGGCCGCACACGGACAACCTTCTGAAATACCGGCAGATCGTTGGAATGCGACGCCGAATCGGCGGAAAGAAAAGCCTATGATATTCTACACATGTTCGAATGGCATGGAAGAGAGCAAGAGCCTGCTTCTCCACTACTTCTGCCTGGATTGCGGCTGTGAATACGGCAATGCCTCGCTGGCCTGCGGGAAGTGCGAGTCGTGCGGCATGACTCTGTCCATATCGACGGAATCGGCCCTGGCCCGAACCTTTGACGATGCCCCCGGCAGCGTCAGGCACAGGATTCTCGAGGCGATCGAGCAACGCTACTGGAGACTGAGAGCCAGGTGCTTTTTCACGGTAATCCCGCGTGTCCTGCACCTCGAGGATGAAAAATTCATCCCTTATTTCTGTCTTCGATGCGGCGCTCTTCTATGGGAAACGGCGGTTGGGGGCGGAGGATGTCGGTCCTGCGGGGCTGCCTCGACAGTGATGAACGAGGAGCAGTTCCAGGCGAAATTCAATGGCGCACCCGAGGCGGTGAAGGCCAAAATAATAACGGGTATTATGAAACATCGCGTCCTGCTGATGCTTTTCCACGCCCGCACGGTGGTGAGTTCCTGGGTAAAGTTCCTTGCATGAAACCCGTATGATAACGCCATAGAGAGAAACCGGAGGTGTACGGATGGCTGACCAGACTCATGAGATCGACCTGTATTCGCGCGAGGTTCGCGTCATTCGCGCGGCGCGCGACGTGCTCGCGAAATATGCCTACGGCCAACCCGTTGCCGGGCCCGACGGGAGGCTGACGTTCCGGGTGACCGGGGGAACGAAGCCCTACGAGGTGACCATCGACCCGGCCTGGTTGCTTCAGCCGGCCTGCACCTGCCCGGACGCCGAGAACCGGGCAAAAACACATACCGGGGGCTTCTGCAAGCACATCATCGCCCTGATGATCAAGGACGCGCGCTTCCAGGCGCAGCTGCTCGACCTGTTTCTGTAAAGGGAGGAACGCCAGATGGCCAGAATCGCACGCTCGAAAACCACCCAGGCGAAGGCCCTTCCCGAGGGCTACACGTATCAGCAACTCCTGCCGCTCGTCGGGGGCATGCTCCACTCCGGCATCTCCGTCCTCCTGCGCGGCCACCCCGGCGTCGGCAAGTCGTCGCTCGCACGCGAACTGTCGCAGGCCATGAACCTGCCGCTGATCGACATCCGGCTGGCCCAGCGCGACCCGGCCGAGATCGGCGGCGTCCACTTCCCCGACCGCGAGCGGAAGGTGCTCGACCTCTTCCCGCCGCAATGGGTCAGAGACGCCTGCTCAGAGCCCAGCTTCGTGTTCCTCGACGAGATCAACGCGGCCGTGACGAAGCTCCACCAGGCCGTGGCCTACCAGATCGTCCTCGAGCACCGCATCGGCGAGTTCGCGTTCCATCCCGGAACCGTCGTCATGGCGGCCGGCAACCTCGAGGAGGACAACGCGATCGTCACCGCCCTTTCGTCGGCCCTGTGCAACCGGTTCGCGCACTTCATCCTGCGCGTGGACGCCCGCACCTGGCTGGACTGGGGCATCCGGGCCGGCGTCGACCCGTCGATCATGGCCTACATCGGCCAGGAAGGCGAAGAGGCGCTCTATGACAACTCCGGTGATGTCGCCTTTCCCTCCCCGCGCACATGGGAAATGGCCAGCAGGGTTCTTCCCGCCATTCACGAGGCGGATCAGAAGCGGGCTGTCGCGGCATGCGTGGGCGTGGGGGCCGCAGAGCGGTATTTCAGCTTCCGGCGCATCTACGGCGAGATCAACGCGGCGAAGATCATCGGCCAGGGCGCTCCCGTGAACTTCACGAAGGGGAAATACGCCGATCCGAGCTTCATCTATGCCGCCGTCTTTGCCGTTGCGAGCCATGTCGCTCGCGGGAATCCGCCCACGGACGCCCAGCTTCCCAACGTGGTGACCTTCCTGACCTCGCCGGGCCTCGACCCGGAGTACGTGATGCTGTTCCTGAAACAGGTGAAGTCGCGCAGTGACCTGGTCGACCGCCTCAAGCCCATTCCCGCCTTTCAGGAGCTGGCCCGCAGGCTCGTCGATCTCAAACTGGAGAATTACAGATGAAGCGCGTGAGCAGAACTGACAGACCTGATGCCTCCAGGGGCGATGCCGGGCAGATTCCGGCCGTCGAGATGAAGCGCCTCGTTTCCCTTCGGATGAGCCTTCTCGAGTCTCATCCGTTCTGGGGGTTTCTCCTCCTGCCTTTGAAGCTGGTTCCTGATCCCGAGCTCCCGGCGTTCGCCGCCACCGACTGCCTGCACCATATCTGGTTCAACCCGGAGTATACGCGGCACCTGTCGGTTTCCCAGCTCGGTTTCGTTCTATTGCATGAGGTATGTCATCTGGTGTTCGCCTCGCATCATCGCCGGGGCGGCCGGAATCTCCATCTCTGGAACTGCGCCACCGATTACGCCATCAACCGCATCATCGCGGAGATTCCTCACCCTGTTTTCCGGGGCAAGCCCCTGTATGAGCGGCCGGAAGCCAGCATTCCGGGGCTCGGGGAGGTCTCGCTGTTGTTCGACGAGCGGTTCGACGACATGATTGCGGAAACCATCTACGAGACCCTGCTGAAGGAGGAAGAGGACGCCATGGCGGACGCCGTGGAGATCACGATCACTCTTCCCCGGCCCGGCGAGGACTCGAGCCCCTGGAATCTTCCGGGGCTCCGGCACCGGCAGGGAAACATCGATATCCATCTTCCGTACGATCTGAGCGACGGACAGCACGAAGAACTGGTCGAGCGGGTGATCGACGCGATCGAACAGTGGCAGAGGGGCGAGGGACGCGGCCACTTCCCGGCCGGGGAACTTCGCGACCTGCTTCCAGGCGAGCGGGGGAAAGTCGCGTGGCAGCGCATCCTGCAATCGTATGTCGGCCAGGCCCTGGCGCGCGACGACTACTCGCTGGCCCGGCCCAACCGGAGATATCTCGAATGCGATCTCGTCGTGCCCGGCCTTTATTCCGAGCGGATCGGCGGCCTGGTGATCGCGCTCGACACCTCGGGAAGCATGACGGAAAGCGAGCTTTCCGCCGCATGCGTCGAGATCGTGCAGTTGTCGCAGTTCGCCGAAGAGTGCTTGCTGATCGTCGCCGATGCCCAGGTTCACGAAGTGGT
The nucleotide sequence above comes from Candidatus Ozemobacteraceae bacterium. Encoded proteins:
- a CDS encoding SWIM zinc finger domain-containing protein; its protein translation is MADQTHEIDLYSREVRVIRAARDVLAKYAYGQPVAGPDGRLTFRVTGGTKPYEVTIDPAWLLQPACTCPDAENRAKTHTGGFCKHIIALMIKDARFQAQLLDLFL
- a CDS encoding AAA family ATPase, which encodes MARIARSKTTQAKALPEGYTYQQLLPLVGGMLHSGISVLLRGHPGVGKSSLARELSQAMNLPLIDIRLAQRDPAEIGGVHFPDRERKVLDLFPPQWVRDACSEPSFVFLDEINAAVTKLHQAVAYQIVLEHRIGEFAFHPGTVVMAAGNLEEDNAIVTALSSALCNRFAHFILRVDARTWLDWGIRAGVDPSIMAYIGQEGEEALYDNSGDVAFPSPRTWEMASRVLPAIHEADQKRAVAACVGVGAAERYFSFRRIYGEINAAKIIGQGAPVNFTKGKYADPSFIYAAVFAVASHVARGNPPTDAQLPNVVTFLTSPGLDPEYVMLFLKQVKSRSDLVDRLKPIPAFQELARRLVDLKLENYR
- a CDS encoding VWA-like domain-containing protein; this encodes MKRVSRTDRPDASRGDAGQIPAVEMKRLVSLRMSLLESHPFWGFLLLPLKLVPDPELPAFAATDCLHHIWFNPEYTRHLSVSQLGFVLLHEVCHLVFASHHRRGGRNLHLWNCATDYAINRIIAEIPHPVFRGKPLYERPEASIPGLGEVSLLFDERFDDMIAETIYETLLKEEEDAMADAVEITITLPRPGEDSSPWNLPGLRHRQGNIDIHLPYDLSDGQHEELVERVIDAIEQWQRGEGRGHFPAGELRDLLPGERGKVAWQRILQSYVGQALARDDYSLARPNRRYLECDLVVPGLYSERIGGLVIALDTSGSMTESELSAACVEIVQLSQFAEECLLIVADAQVHEVVPTARIDAWIENLKAKGGGGTDHRPVFDWLKERNIRPELFIGLTDLFSTFPKKAPTYPVLWVTGAKHGKAPWGRVITIS